AGAGCGTCTGTCTACGGAACAGAAGGTCAGGGGTTCGAATCCCTTTGGGCGCACCGAGAAGATGAATGCAGAAAGCCCCGGTCCACGGACCGGGGCTTTTGTGTTCCCGGATGCACGCCCGCCGCTCCCCCGGATCCCGGCCTTTCCGGGACCGCGCTCCCCGCCGTCGTGCATCCTGAAGAGTTTTCGGGTAAAGTATCTCGAGGTTCGAACGGGAAACATCCCGGGAGAAACATGCGCCCATAGCTCAGCTGGATAGAGCGTCTGTCTACGGAACAGAAGGTCAGGGGTTCGAATCCCTTTGGGCGCACAGAGAAGATGCGAAAGCCCCGGTCCACGGACCGGGGCTTTCTCGTACCCGCCTCACTCCTCCCGGACGGCGCCGGCACCCCGGACTGCGCTGCCGTCCCGCCCAGCGCTGCTGTCCCGGAATGCCCCTGCGAGCGGCAGGATCGCCAGGACCAGCACGAGGGGCAGCGCGAAGCCGAGGCGCAGCGAGTCCGCCCCCACCAGTCCCGTCAGCACGGATCCCAGCAGCGCCCCCACATAGTTGAACTGGTTGAACCGTGCGATCACGGAATCCACCCGGGCACGGCGCACCGGGTCGTCGGCGCCACCGGACCCCGCCTGGCCGAGCGCCGCGATCGAGCCCGCCACGGAGAAGGACAGCGGCGCGATGATGCCTGCCCCGAAGCCGAGGACGGCGAAGCCCAGCACCGCGATCGCCGCATTCGGGGCCAGGACCACGACGGCGAGCGCGGCGGCCGAGAGCACGGCTGCGGCCCTCAGGAGCCGCACCGCCCCGAACCGTCCCACGGCCCAGTCACCCGCGAGCCGCGCCAGGAGTGAGGCCACGAGATACGGCAGGGTCGCCACGGCCACATTGCCCAGGCCCGTGCCGAAAAGGTCGTGCAGATAGGCGGGACCCCAGGTGGAGGCGGCGGTGTCCACCATGTAGAAGAGCACGAGGACCAGCCCCACCAGCATCAGCCGCTTCCACGGGATGCTCACCTGAACGCCTTCGGACCCCGCCTCCGCTCCTCGGTCCCGGCGCAGGAACGGCAGCGCAGTCGCCACCACCGCGACCACCCCGAAGGGGGTCACGGACGCCGCCAGCGCGGCTTCCCCGAAGGCGAGTGCCGCGAGCGTCGCGACGATCCCGCCCGCGGTCCACGCCGCATGGAAGCCGGGCAGCAGGGTGCGGCGCAGGCGGTGCTCGAGCGCCACGCCCTGCATGTTCATCGAGGCATCCACCGTGCCCAGACCGACCCCGTACACGGCCAGGAACAGGCAGAACAGCAACAGGTCGGGCGCCAGACCGACCTCGATCGCGCCGGCGCCGATCAGCCCGAGGCCCACCCGGAGCGCCTGGGCGGAGTCGAGCCGCCGCGCGATCTGCCCGGCGAGCACCGAGCCGGCGCCCGCCAGCACCACCATGCCCAGGAGCACCAGGGACAGGGTCGCCGCATCCAGGCCGAACAGCCCCTGGATCTGCGGCAAGTGGGTGGTCATGGTGATGAAGAGGAATCCCTGCAGGAAGAAGGCGGCGGCGGTCGCTACCCGCTGTGTGGTCATCCCACCGGATCGCACGACGGCGGCTGGCTGGCTCATGTCCTTCTCCTTGGGATGTCGGAGCTCGGGTTTCGGCGTCGCATGTCAGAAGCCGTCTCAGGCGCCGAAGATGCGGCGGACGTGGTCATTGGCGAACAGTCCGGCCGGATCGAGTTCCCGGCGGACCCGCTGGAAGTCGTCCCAGCGGGGATACAGTTCTGCGAGCTGCGCGGCGGAGAGGCTGTGACGCTTCCCCCAGTGAGGCCGTCCGCCGTAGGAGAGGGCCACGGTCTGCACGGCCGTGAAGAACTCCTGCCACGGCATGCCGCTGTACATGTGCGCCGCGATGTAGCAGCTCTCCCGGTCGTAGGCCGGGCTGAGGAGGGAGTCCCGGTCCCCCGCGACGAAGCGGACCTCGAAGGGGAAGTTCACGTCCAGGCCCCGGGCCGTCACCAGCCGCCGCATCTCCGTGAGCGCTTCGACGCATGCCTCGCGGGGCAGAGCCCATTCGGTCTCCGTGAACCGGACGCTCCTCTTGCTGACCAGCACCTCGTGGCTGACGCCCGTCCGCGAGGTCGGTGTGACCAGGTCCGTCGCCAGCCGGTTGAGCCGGGGAATCAGGCCGGGGCGGGCACGGCCCAGGCGGCAGACCAGGTCCAGAGCCGTGTTCTCGAGCAGCTCTCCCTCGAGATAGGAGCGCAGCCGTCCCGGGGCGGGGCCGTCGTTCTCCGGGACGGGATCCGTGACGCGGTTGGTCCGCTTGGCCAGCACGGTGGAGCTGTGGGGAAAAGTGAAGAATTCGAAGTGGTCGTTGCCATTCACGTGCTCGTCGAGTCTCCCGAGCGTCTCCTCCAGGGAGGCCGGCTCCTGCACACCGTGCAGCGCGAAGGCAGGCACCACCCGCAGGGTGTACGCCGTGACGACCCCGAGCGCCCCCACCGAGACCCGCGCGGCGGACAGGACGTCCGGCCCGGCGGTCGACGCCTGCAGCACCTCACCGTCCGCCGTCACGAGTTCGACGTCCTCCACGAACGTCGCCAGATTGCCGAGGCTCCGGCCCGTGCCATGCGTGGCGGTCGAGATCGCCCCCGCGACCGACTGGCTGTCGATGTCACCCAGATTCGCCAGCGCCATGCCGTGCCCGTCGAGCAGACGGTTAAGATCGCGCAGCCTGGTCCCGGCCGCGACACGGACGGTCCCCGCCTCACGGTCGACGCCGAGAAGACCGCTCAGCCGGTCGAGGGACAGGAGGTCCCCGGAGGTGAGGACGTTGTCGCCGAAGGAGTGTCCGGCGCCGACCACGCGGATCCCTCTCCCCTGCCGGGCCGCCTCACGCACCGACTCCTGGACAGCCTCCACCGAAGCGGGCTGGACGAGGTTCGCCGGGGTGCAGGCCTGATCTCCGACCCAGTTCTTCCACATGGCCTCCATGCTCACGCCGATGTGACCTGGAGCACAAACACTGGATCAGGGTGAATTCACAACCACCGGATGCTCAATGCTGCGGACGAGACCCTGTTCGGCGTCACGCACGTCCTGCGCCGCCTGCACGAACAGGGAGACGACCTCGCTCGGGGCGTCCTCGCGCCAGGCGAGCGCGACCTCCGAACCGGGGTGCGGTTCCACCGGGACGTACACGAGCCCCGGGCGCACCAGATACCTCGCCATCGCGGCTCCGGTGAGCGCGGTCGCCACCCCGCTGGCCACCAGTTCCGCCTCCTCCGTCGGTGACGAGGTCTCCACGATGCGCGGCGGATGCCCCTCCGTCCGGAAAGCGGACAGGGACCAGAACCCGCGCCACGCGGCGTCGTGCCCTCCGCCGACCGTGAGCGGCTCGTCCAGCAGTTCGGTCGGCGAGATCATGCTCCGGCCCGCCAGCCGGTGGCTCGAGCCGAGGCAGGCGACGACGGGTTCCACGAAGAGCGGCAGCCGCTGCACCCCGGCCAGGGAGAGCGGCGGCCGGAGGATCGCGAGGTCGCTGCTGCCGTCGGCCAGGCCGCAGCTGGGGTCGCTGAGGGCCGCCTCCTGAAGGCGGAGCTCCACATCCGGATGGCGCCGCGCGAACTCCGCCAGGATCGGCCGCGTCAGTTCCAGTGCCGCACCCACCACGAAGCCGAGCCGGAGGACCCGCTGACCGGCGCGGCTCGCCAGCCGGACGCGCCGGAGCCCGTCATCCCAGGCGTCCAGCACTCCCCTGGCCACCTCCAGGAAGTGTTCACCGTCCTCGGTCAGCTCGACCCGACGAGTGGTCCGGTTCAGAAGGGTGACCCCCAGCTCGGCTTCGAGCTCCCGGATCTGTTTCGAGAGCGCCTGCTGAGCGACGAACAGCCGCGCTGCGGCCCGGCTGAAGTGCAGCTCCTCGGCCACGGCCACGAAGTAGCGTAGGCGGCGCGTGTTGACGTCCATCACCTCCTCATTCTGGGAGGGCGTCTGTCGATTGACAACACCTCGATGTGAGTCAGGCCCACCCGGGTGTTTCCCCTCGAGGTGTGCGACGTGTCACAGTCGGGGTATGTCCGCCAGCACCCTTTCCTTCAGCCTCGCCCCGGACGGCTCCACGGCGGGGCGGAACGGTTTCACCGGCGCGGGTGGCTTCGCCGCGCTGGACCGCGCCACCGCACACCTCGAGGCTCCGTTCGCGGTCCTCAGCCTGCCCGCGCTCCGCCGGAACGCCGCAGACCTGCTGCGGCGGGCTCAGGGCAAGCCCATCCGGGTGGCCAGCAAGTCGATCCGCAGCCGCGCGGTACTGCGGGCCGTGCTGGAGATTCCCGGCTTCCGCGGCATCCTGGCCTACGCCCTCCCGGAGGCGCTCTGGCTGGCCGAGGAGTTCGACGACGTCGTGGTCGCCTATCCGACCGCCGACCGCGCCGCCCTGGCCGCCCTCGCCCACTCGCCCACCGCTCGCGAGCGCGTCACGCTGATGGTGGACTCCGCCGATCAGCTGGATCTCCTGGCCCCGTTCGCCGGGCCGGACGCACCGCTCCGACTGTGCCTGGACCTCGACGCGTCGCTGCGCCTGGCGGGTGGCCGCGCGCATCTGGGCATGCGGCGCTCGCCCGTCCACACCCCCGAGGATGCCGCCGCCGTGGCCGCCGAGATCGTCCGGCGACAGGGGTTCCGGCTCGTGGGGATCATGTCCTATGAAGGACAGATCGCCGGGCTCGGGGATGACACCGGTTCCGCTCTGCACCGCGCCCAGATCCGCGCGCTGCACGCCCTGTCCGGGAGGGAACTCGCCGCGCGCCGCGCCGAGGCCGTGGACGCCGTGCACCGGGAACTGCCCGCCGGCTCGCCCCTCGAATTCGTCAACGGGGGCGGCACCGGAAGCTTCGAGACCACCGGAGCGGAAGCCGCGGTCACCGAACTCGCGGCCGGATCCGGGCTCTACGCCCCCGCGCTCTTCGACGGCTACCGCGCTTTCCACCCGGAACCCGCCGCCTTCTTCGCCCTGCCCGTAGTCCGCAAACCCGCACCGGGGTTCGCCACGGTGCTCGGCGGCGGCTGGGTGGCGTCCGGCCCGTCGGGACCCGACCGGCTGCCCCGCCCCGTCTGGCCGACGGGACTGAAGCTCCTGAGCACGGAAGGCGCGGGCGAGGTCCAGACCCCGGTGCACGGGCCCGCCGCGGACAGCCTGTCCCTCGGCGACCGGGTCTGGTTCCGGCATGCCAAGGCCGGCGAACTCTGTGAACACGTCGACACCCTGCACGTGGTGGACGGCGACCGGCTGGTGGCGTCCGTCCCCAGTTACCGCGGCGAAGGAAAGGCATTCCTCGGATGAGCACGTTCGATTCCCTCAACCCGGCCACCGGCGCCGTCGTGGCCACCTTCCCCGTGGACGACGACGGCGCGGTGGCGGCCGCCGTCGACCGCGCGCGGGAGGCCGCGGCCTGGTGGGACGGGCTGGGCTTCGACGGCCGGCTCCGCCGCCTGCTGGCGTTCAAGCACGCCGTCGTGGCGGGGCTGGACGAGCTCGCGCGTCTCATGCGGGAGGAGACCGGGAAGCCGGTGGACGATTCCCGGCTGGAGGTGATGGCCGCCGTCGAGCACATCGACTGGGCGGCGAGGAACGCGCAGCGGGTGCTCCGCAAGCGCTCGGTGCGGCCAGGGGTCCTGGGCGCGAACCTGGCAGCGAGCGTCGAGTACCAGCCGCTGGGCGTGGTGGGTGTGATCGGCCCGTGGAACTATCCGGTGTTCACGCCGATGGGGTCGATCGCCTATGCCCTCGCGGCGGGCAACGCCGTGGTGTTCAAGCCGAGTGAGTACAGCACCGCGGTGGGCTCGTGGCTCGTCGAGGCCTTCCACCGCGCCGTGCCGGAGCTGCCGGTCCTTCAGCTCGTGACCGGACTCGGCGCCACGGGTTCGGCGCTCTGTCGCTCCGGCGTCTCCAAGCTCGCCTTCACCGGGTCCACCGCCACGGGCAAGAAGGTCATGGCGGCCTGCGCGGAGACTCTCACCCCCGTGGTCATCGAGGCGGGCGGCAAGGATGCCGCGATCATCGCCGCCGACGCCGACGTCCGCGCCGCGGCCCAGGACGTGGCCTTCGGCGCGTGGGGCAACGCCGGGCAGACCTGCATCGGCATGGAGCGTGCGTACGTGGAGGCTCCCGTGTACGACGAGTTCGTCGCGGAGCTCCGCAGGATCGCGGGCACCGTGACGGCGGGGCCGGGCGACGCGGACCGCATCGGGCCGCTGACGATGCCCAGCCAGCCCAGCACCGTCCTGCGGCACATCCAGGCCGCCCTCGCAGACGGTGGGCGGGCCGTGGCCGGCGGAGAGGAGTCGGTGGCGCCGCCGTTCGTGAAACCGGTCATCCTGCTCGACGTTCCGGAGGACAGCGAGGCCGTGCGCGAGGAGACGTTCGGCCCGACGCTCACGGTGACCCGCGTCGGGTCCGTGGCCGAGGCCGTGGAGAAGAGCAACGCGGGCGTGTACGGCCTGGGCAGCGCGGTCTACAGCAGGGACCTCGGGAAGGCAGGGGCGATCGCACGCAGGGTGCGGGCCGGCATGACGTCCATCAACAGCGTCATGTCGTTCGCCCTGGTCCCGGCCCTGCCTTTCGGTGGGACCGGGGATTCCGGGTTCGGCCGGATCCACGGGGCCGACGGGCTGCGGGAGTTCGCCCGTCCGCACAGCGTGGCCCGGCAGCGTTTCCCGCTCCCGGTGCCGGTCCTCTCGTTCCGGCGCGAGGCCTGGCAGGTACGGCTCATGGGGCGTCTGGTGACGCTGGTGCACGGCCGCCGTCGGTGATCCGCACAGGGGTTCGGTGCCCGCGAAGAACTATTTGAACTGACCAGTCAGTTTAGATACTCTGGTGTCAGACGTTCTTCACGAAAGGCACCTCCCCCATGCTCGACGCCCGTGCGCTCCAGGTGAACGGCCGCAGGACCGACCTCCTGCCCGCCACCTCACTGCGTGTCTCCCCCGGCGAACTGCTCCTGGTCCGCGGCGAGAACCAGGATGACCGCACCGCCCTCGCCCTGACCCTCACCGGACGCATGAAGCCGTCCTCGGGTCACCTGTCCTGGAACGGCAGCACCCGGCTCAAAGCCGTCCGCAAGGCCTCCGCCCTCGTGGACTCCCCCGGCATCAACGAGCCCGAACAGCACCTCTCCGTCTGCGACCTGGTCACCGAGGACCTCGCGCTGATCCCCCGCCGTTACCGTGGCGCCCTGCTCGCCAAGCCCTGGCTCAAGCTCAACTCCTTCGAGGACGTGGAAAAGCTCTGGGTCGACGAACTTCCGGCGGAACGCCGCGTGAGCCTCCTGACCCAGCTGGCCCTCGCCGATCCCGCCGTCGACCTGCTCGTGCTCGACTCCCCCGACCGGCACAGCGCCGACCCCACCGTCTGGCTGGAGCGCTGCGAACAGCTCGCGTTCGACGCCGGGCGGCCGCTCGCCGTCGTCGCGGTCGTGGCGACCCTGCCGGACGGCTGGGAAGGCCCCAGCGCGGTGATCGGCAACTCCGTTCCGCATGCGGAGCTGCCGCCGGGAGCCGAAGAGGAGGCGGAGGAGGCCCTGGCCGCCGGCGCCGCGCAGGTCGGCGATGCCGCGTCGAGTGAGTCGAGTGAGACGCCGGATGCTGACAAAAACAGTGCGGATGAGAACGTGGAGGAAGCGAAGTGACCGTTCTACGCCTGGCCCGCTCCGAGCTCAAGCGCATGACCAGTGGTGTGCTGCCCAAGCTCACCATCGTCGCCCTGTCCCTCGTCCCCCTGCTGTACGGGGCCATCTACCTCTATGCGAACTGGGATCCGTACAACAACCTGAGCGGCATCAAGGCCGCCCTGGTGGTCGAGGACACCGGCGCCACCCCGTCCAAGCCCGACGGCACCAAGGGTGAGGAACTGAAGGCCGGCGCGAAGGTGGCCGACTCCCTCGTGGACGCGCACCTCTTCGACTGGCAGCGCGTTCCCACCTCGCAGGAGGCCGATGAGGGCGTGCGGACGGGCAAGTACGCCTTCGCCCTGAAGATCCCGAAGGACTTCTCCAAGAACCTCGTGTCCCCGTCGACGTTCGACTCGGCGCACCAGGCCATGCTCAACGTCACCACGAACGACGCCAACAACTACCTGCTCAGCACGATCGTGGACAAGCTCACCACCGCCGTGCACGCGAGCGTCGCCCAGGAGGTCGGCGAGCAGACGGCCGATCAGCTCCTGTCCGGCTTCGGCGTCATCCACCAGAACATGGTGAAGGCGGCCGACGGCGCCAAGACGCTGTCCAACGGGCTCGCCCAGCTCCAGACCGGCACGGCTGATCTCCACAAAGGCACCACCGACCTCAGCTCCGGCGCCAGCCAGCTGGTCGACGGTCAGGGCCAGCTCGTGGCCGGCGCGAACAAGCTCTCCGACGGCGCGAACCAGTTGAGCAGCGGGCTGTCCCAGCTCAGCCAGGGCGCCGCGCCCCTGCCGTCCAGCACCAAGCAGCTCGCCGACGGCGCGGCCCAGGTGGCCGCCGGCAACGCGCAGCTCAACGCCAAGGTGCAGGGCGCGGTGAAGGACCTCCAGACCGTCGAGACCCAGGCCGACGCGGACGTGAAGACCACGGTCAGCAAGCTCGTGAAGGACCAGTTCATCACCCAGGAACAGGCGGACAAGATCCTCGCGGACCTGAAGACCGTCCAGGGCTCGAGCCCGGTCCAGGAGGCCAAGGCGAAGATCAACGGCGCCGCGGCGGACATCCAGAAGCTCTCCGATGGCGCCGCGGCGGTGTCCGCGGGCGCCAAGAAACTCTCCGATTCCGCGCCCACCCTGGTCAACGGCATCAACCAGGCCAACTCGGGCGCTTACCAGCTGGCCGACGGGGCGAAGACCCTCGCGGCGGGCGAGCAGAGCGCCTACCAGGGCGCCACCAAGCTCAACTCGGGCGCCACGCAGCTCAACGCCGGCGCGGCCAAGCTGCAGGACGGCGCCAAGACCGCCGCGAGCGGCGGCAAGGAACTGGCCACCAAGCTCGCGGAGGGCTCGGGCCAGATCCCCAACCCGAACGCGACCCAGCGGGAGAGCGTCTCCAAGGTGATGTCCGATCCGGTGGCCGTCGACAAGCTCGCGCAGACCAAGGCGACCACCTACGGCGCCGGCCTGGCCCCGTTCTTCCTCAGCCTCTCGCTGTGGATCGGCGCCTTCATGCTGGTGCAGGCCATGCGCCCGCTCACCCAGCGAGCCCTGGCGTCCAACGCGCCATCGTGGAAGATCGGCATCGCCGGCTGGCTGCCCTTCTTCGTGGTCTCCGCGGTGCAGACGGCCCTGCTGTGGGCCGTGGTCACGCTGGGCCTGAAACTCGAATCGGCCAATCCGGCGCTGACCTTCGTCTTCCTGCTGTTCGCGGCGATGGCGTTCACGGCTCTCATCCAGGGCATCTGCGCCCTGCTGGGCACGCCGGGCAAGTTCGTGGTGCTCATCCTGCTGGTGCTCCAGCTGGTCTCCTCGGGCGGCACGTTCCCGTGGCAGACCACCCCGGAGCCGTTCCACGTGGTCCACGACATCCTGCCGCTCGGCTACGTGGTGACCGGCATGCGCCACCTCATCTACGGCGGCGACCTGTCCATGGTGGCCCCCATCATGCTGGGTCTGGTGGGCTACGCGGCGCTCGGCATGGCGATGTCCACGCTCGCGGTCCACAAGCACAAGCTCTGGACCCTGAAGAGCTTCAAGCCGGAGATCTCGGTATGAGTCCCGCCGAGCCGGCCACCCGCCCAGGACTGCCGTCGGCGGTCGGTGACGCCGGCGGACCCGGCCAGGGTCCTGCCGTGGGCGACGACGACGGCGCGGGCCGCCGTCGTCGTCCCCAGCGGACGTCGGCCTCGCGGCAGAAGATCTTCGACGCATCGATGCAGCTCATCGGCGAGCGGGGCGCCGCCGAAGTGACGGTGGACGAGATCGCGGCCGAGGCCGGGGTCTCCAAGGGCACCGTGTACTACAACTTCGGCAGCAAGTCCGAGCTGATCGCGCAGCTGCTCCGGCACGGCGTGGACATCCTCCTGGCCCGTTTCGCAGCGGTGCCTGCTGTCGAGGATCCCGTCGCGGCCATGGAGTCCGTGGTGTCCGAGGCGATCGCGTTCCTGGACGACTACCCGTCCTTCGGGCAGCTCTGGATGAACGAGAACTGGAAGGCGGAGAACGAGTGGCGTGATCTGATGCGGGAACTCCGCTCGGAACTGCTCGACGTGATCTCCCAGGCCCTGGACCGGATCGGCCAGCGGTACGCGGTGAACCAGGACGTGTCGCGGAGCGG
This region of Arthrobacter woluwensis genomic DNA includes:
- a CDS encoding TetR/AcrR family transcriptional regulator, whose translation is MSPAEPATRPGLPSAVGDAGGPGQGPAVGDDDGAGRRRRPQRTSASRQKIFDASMQLIGERGAAEVTVDEIAAEAGVSKGTVYYNFGSKSELIAQLLRHGVDILLARFAAVPAVEDPVAAMESVVSEAIAFLDDYPSFGQLWMNENWKAENEWRDLMRELRSELLDVISQALDRIGQRYAVNQDVSRSGLEAAIFGACFIVGLDRKSFHPGRSQEASVEAIMTFVKGYLAR
- a CDS encoding YhgE/Pip domain-containing protein, producing MTVLRLARSELKRMTSGVLPKLTIVALSLVPLLYGAIYLYANWDPYNNLSGIKAALVVEDTGATPSKPDGTKGEELKAGAKVADSLVDAHLFDWQRVPTSQEADEGVRTGKYAFALKIPKDFSKNLVSPSTFDSAHQAMLNVTTNDANNYLLSTIVDKLTTAVHASVAQEVGEQTADQLLSGFGVIHQNMVKAADGAKTLSNGLAQLQTGTADLHKGTTDLSSGASQLVDGQGQLVAGANKLSDGANQLSSGLSQLSQGAAPLPSSTKQLADGAAQVAAGNAQLNAKVQGAVKDLQTVETQADADVKTTVSKLVKDQFITQEQADKILADLKTVQGSSPVQEAKAKINGAAADIQKLSDGAAAVSAGAKKLSDSAPTLVNGINQANSGAYQLADGAKTLAAGEQSAYQGATKLNSGATQLNAGAAKLQDGAKTAASGGKELATKLAEGSGQIPNPNATQRESVSKVMSDPVAVDKLAQTKATTYGAGLAPFFLSLSLWIGAFMLVQAMRPLTQRALASNAPSWKIGIAGWLPFFVVSAVQTALLWAVVTLGLKLESANPALTFVFLLFAAMAFTALIQGICALLGTPGKFVVLILLVLQLVSSGGTFPWQTTPEPFHVVHDILPLGYVVTGMRHLIYGGDLSMVAPIMLGLVGYAALGMAMSTLAVHKHKLWTLKSFKPEISV
- a CDS encoding aldehyde dehydrogenase family protein, with protein sequence MSTFDSLNPATGAVVATFPVDDDGAVAAAVDRAREAAAWWDGLGFDGRLRRLLAFKHAVVAGLDELARLMREETGKPVDDSRLEVMAAVEHIDWAARNAQRVLRKRSVRPGVLGANLAASVEYQPLGVVGVIGPWNYPVFTPMGSIAYALAAGNAVVFKPSEYSTAVGSWLVEAFHRAVPELPVLQLVTGLGATGSALCRSGVSKLAFTGSTATGKKVMAACAETLTPVVIEAGGKDAAIIAADADVRAAAQDVAFGAWGNAGQTCIGMERAYVEAPVYDEFVAELRRIAGTVTAGPGDADRIGPLTMPSQPSTVLRHIQAALADGGRAVAGGEESVAPPFVKPVILLDVPEDSEAVREETFGPTLTVTRVGSVAEAVEKSNAGVYGLGSAVYSRDLGKAGAIARRVRAGMTSINSVMSFALVPALPFGGTGDSGFGRIHGADGLREFARPHSVARQRFPLPVPVLSFRREAWQVRLMGRLVTLVHGRRR
- a CDS encoding MFS transporter, which gives rise to MSQPAAVVRSGGMTTQRVATAAAFFLQGFLFITMTTHLPQIQGLFGLDAATLSLVLLGMVVLAGAGSVLAGQIARRLDSAQALRVGLGLIGAGAIEVGLAPDLLLFCLFLAVYGVGLGTVDASMNMQGVALEHRLRRTLLPGFHAAWTAGGIVATLAALAFGEAALAASVTPFGVVAVVATALPFLRRDRGAEAGSEGVQVSIPWKRLMLVGLVLVLFYMVDTAASTWGPAYLHDLFGTGLGNVAVATLPYLVASLLARLAGDWAVGRFGAVRLLRAAAVLSAAALAVVVLAPNAAIAVLGFAVLGFGAGIIAPLSFSVAGSIAALGQAGSGGADDPVRRARVDSVIARFNQFNYVGALLGSVLTGLVGADSLRLGFALPLVLVLAILPLAGAFRDSSAGRDGSAVRGAGAVREE
- a CDS encoding amino acid deaminase/aldolase gives rise to the protein MSASTLSFSLAPDGSTAGRNGFTGAGGFAALDRATAHLEAPFAVLSLPALRRNAADLLRRAQGKPIRVASKSIRSRAVLRAVLEIPGFRGILAYALPEALWLAEEFDDVVVAYPTADRAALAALAHSPTARERVTLMVDSADQLDLLAPFAGPDAPLRLCLDLDASLRLAGGRAHLGMRRSPVHTPEDAAAVAAEIVRRQGFRLVGIMSYEGQIAGLGDDTGSALHRAQIRALHALSGRELAARRAEAVDAVHRELPAGSPLEFVNGGGTGSFETTGAEAAVTELAAGSGLYAPALFDGYRAFHPEPAAFFALPVVRKPAPGFATVLGGGWVASGPSGPDRLPRPVWPTGLKLLSTEGAGEVQTPVHGPAADSLSLGDRVWFRHAKAGELCEHVDTLHVVDGDRLVASVPSYRGEGKAFLG
- a CDS encoding LysR family transcriptional regulator, yielding MDVNTRRLRYFVAVAEELHFSRAAARLFVAQQALSKQIRELEAELGVTLLNRTTRRVELTEDGEHFLEVARGVLDAWDDGLRRVRLASRAGQRVLRLGFVVGAALELTRPILAEFARRHPDVELRLQEAALSDPSCGLADGSSDLAILRPPLSLAGVQRLPLFVEPVVACLGSSHRLAGRSMISPTELLDEPLTVGGGHDAAWRGFWSLSAFRTEGHPPRIVETSSPTEEAELVASGVATALTGAAMARYLVRPGLVYVPVEPHPGSEVALAWREDAPSEVVSLFVQAAQDVRDAEQGLVRSIEHPVVVNSP
- a CDS encoding D-arabinono-1,4-lactone oxidase yields the protein MWKNWVGDQACTPANLVQPASVEAVQESVREAARQGRGIRVVGAGHSFGDNVLTSGDLLSLDRLSGLLGVDREAGTVRVAAGTRLRDLNRLLDGHGMALANLGDIDSQSVAGAISTATHGTGRSLGNLATFVEDVELVTADGEVLQASTAGPDVLSAARVSVGALGVVTAYTLRVVPAFALHGVQEPASLEETLGRLDEHVNGNDHFEFFTFPHSSTVLAKRTNRVTDPVPENDGPAPGRLRSYLEGELLENTALDLVCRLGRARPGLIPRLNRLATDLVTPTSRTGVSHEVLVSKRSVRFTETEWALPREACVEALTEMRRLVTARGLDVNFPFEVRFVAGDRDSLLSPAYDRESCYIAAHMYSGMPWQEFFTAVQTVALSYGGRPHWGKRHSLSAAQLAELYPRWDDFQRVRRELDPAGLFANDHVRRIFGA
- a CDS encoding ABC transporter ATP-binding protein, which encodes MLDARALQVNGRRTDLLPATSLRVSPGELLLVRGENQDDRTALALTLTGRMKPSSGHLSWNGSTRLKAVRKASALVDSPGINEPEQHLSVCDLVTEDLALIPRRYRGALLAKPWLKLNSFEDVEKLWVDELPAERRVSLLTQLALADPAVDLLVLDSPDRHSADPTVWLERCEQLAFDAGRPLAVVAVVATLPDGWEGPSAVIGNSVPHAELPPGAEEEAEEALAAGAAQVGDAASSESSETPDADKNSADENVEEAK